A stretch of DNA from Streptomyces xanthii:
GCCGAGCCGGTGCAGGGCGGCGAGGACGACGGCGGGGTCGGCGGTCGAGGTGTGGTTCGCGACGAAGATGCTGCCGGGGGCGAACTCGGCGCCGTCGTCGGCGCTCACGGTCAACCGTCCGGCGGCGGGCACCAGGACGTCGGCGAGGCGGCTGAGCATGCGGTCTCCACAAGTCATGGCCCGCACCGGCACCGGACTGCGAAGCGCTCGGGCGGCGGGACCATCGGGCTGGTCGACCCCATCGTCCGGCGCCCGGACCGTCCGCGGCCTGAGCCCCCGTACTCAACCCGCCTACTCACCCCGGCAGCCGTCCACCGGGCGCATCCGACCGGGTCACATGCGCCGGACCACCACCATCGCGACGAGCAGCACGGTCGCCCCCGCGCTCATCCCGTGCGCGACGACCGCGGCGAGCGGAAAGTGCCGCTCGGCCGTGCCCGCCTGGGAGTGCCGCCCGGAACTGGGCAGCCAGCGCAGCAGCATCGTGAAGCCGAGCGCGGCGACGACCAGGACGACGGCGCAGGCGGCCCAGGCCGAGCTGCGCGCGTCGCCTATCAGGAACACCCCCCACGCGGCGAGCCCGCCGACGGCGAGCACCACGTGCCCGAGCACGAGCCAGAGCGGCAGCCGGGTCACCCCCGGCGTGCGCTGGCGCAACCCCCCGTTGCGCACCCACACGGTGGCGAGATAGCTCCCGAGCGCCGCCGTCACCAGCCACGCGCACAGCACGAAGACCCGCATTCGCTCCCCCTGTTCTCCCCGGTCGCCCCGATACCGTCCCGAGCGCTCTCGGTCCAGCACAGCGCAGTCCAGGGGGAGCTGACGGACATCCATTCACCAATTCACTCGTTGGCGTGAATGTGCGGGTATCCGTCGCGTGTCAGCCGCGCACGGGTTCGAACTCCCGCTCCTCCGGGGCGGGTTCGGCCGCGGCCAGATCCCGGTGCAGCTTCTCGCCCTCGACGTCGACGTTCGGCAGCAGCCGGTCGAGCCACTTGGGGAGCCACCACGCGGACCGGCCGAGGAGCGCCATGACCGCGGGCACGATCGCCATGCGGACCACGAACGCGTCGAACAGGACGGCCACGGCCAGGCCGAAGCCCATCATCTTGATCATGTCGTCGTTCTCCAGGATGAAGCCGGAGAAGACGCTGATCATGATGATCGCGGCGGCGCCGACGACCCGCCCGCCGTGCCGGAAGCCGGTCACGACCGCCTGTCCGGGCCGTGCCCCGTGGACGTACGCCTCCCGCATCCGGGTCACGAGGAACACCTCGTAGTCCATGGCGAGGCCGAAGACCACGCCGATCATGAAGATCGGCATCATCGACATGATGGGGCCGGGCTGGTCGACGCCCACGATGTCGGCGAGCCAGCCCCACTGGAAGACCGCGACGACCGCGCCGAGCGCCGCCGCCACCGAGAGCAGGAAGCCGAGCGCCGCCTTCAGCGGGACGAGCACGGACCGGAACACGAGCATCAGCAGGACGAAGGCCAGGCCGACGACGAGCAGCAGGTACGGGACGAGGGCGTCGTCGAGGGTCTGCGAGAAGTCGATCGTCATGGCGGTCTGGCCGGTGACGAGCACCTCGGAGGAGGTCTCGGCCGACCAGTCCCCGGCGTCCGCGCGGATGGTCCGCACGAGTTCCTCGGTGGCATGGTCGCTGGGGCCCGTGGTCGGGACGACGGTGAGGATGGCGGTGTCGCCCGCCTCGTTGACCTGGGCCGGGGTGACGGCGGCGACGCCCTCGACCTTGCCGAGCGAGGTGCTGACGGTCTTCGCCGCGGCGGCCGCGTCGTTGCCGTCGACGGTCACCATCAGCGGGCCGTTGAAGCCGGCACCGAAGGACTCGGACAGCATGTCGTACGCCTTGCGCTGGGTGCTGTCCGGCGCCGAGGAGCCCTCGTCGGGCAGTCCGAGTTCGAGGCTCGCGGCCGGGACGGCGACCGCTCCGAGGCCGAGGACGGCGACGAGGAGCACGGCGAGCGGGCGGCGCAGCACGAACCGGGACCAGCGGGTGCCGAGGTTCGGCTTTCCCTCGCCCGCGGCCTGCGCGGGCGCCTTGCGGTCCTTGCGGCGCAGCACCTTGCGGCCGGCGAAGCCGAGCAGCGCGGGGATCATCGTGAGGGCGATGAGGACGGCGATCGCGACGGTGGCGGCCGCGGCCAGGCCCATCTTGGTGAGGATCGGGATGTTGACGACGGCGAGGCCCGCGAGGGCGACGATGACGGTGAGTCCGGCGAACACGACGGCGGAGCCGGCCGTCCCGACGGCGCGGCCCGCGGCCTCCTCGCCCTTGCGGCCCTCGGCGAGCTCGGCGCGGTAGCGGGAGACGATGAACAGGGCGTAGTCGATGCCGACCGCGAGGCCGATCATCATCGCGAGCGTGGACGTCGTGCCGGAGAGGTTGAGGACGCTGCCGAGCGCGGCGATGCCGGAGACGCCGATGCCGACCCCGATGATCGCGGTGAGCAGCGGCATGCCGGCGGCGACGAGCGAGCCGAACGTGATCAGGAGGACGACGGCGGAGACGGCGATGCCGATCATCTCGGCGCTGCCGCCCATCTCCTGCTCGGCCTGCACGGCGTCACCGCCGGACTCGACCGTGAAGCCGTCGGCGCGGGCCTCGTCGGTGGCCTTGGTCAGGGCGTCGTGCGCGGCGTCGGTCAGCTCGGTCCCGGGGACCTTGTAGGACACGGACGCGTAGGCGGTCGTGCCGTCCTTGCTGACGGCGTTCGCCTTGAAGGGGTCGGCGACGGAGGCGACCTGCGGGCCGGCGCCGAGCGCCTTGACCAGCTGCTCGACCTCGGTCTTCTGCGCGGGGTCGGTGAGCTTCTCGCCCTGCGGGGCGCGGATCACGACGCGGGCGGTCGCACCCTCGGCGCTCGCGGCGGGGAACTTCTGCTCGAGGAGGTCGAAGGCCTTCTGCGACTCGGTCCCCGGCATGGAGAAGGTGTCGGCGGGCGGGGCGGGCGCGGCCGACGAGGCGAAGCCGATCCCGCCGAGCAGCAGCACCCACAGGAGGGCGACGTAACGGCGGCGTCGGAAGGACAGCCGTCCTAGTTTGTACAGGAAGGTAGCCACGGCGAAAGGGACTCCCGTCGGGGATGGAAGAGGCAGGATCGACCGTCCGACGGTGCGTCGTCGCACGTCAGAGTGGTCGGCAGGATCGTGGTTCCATCGTCACCGCTGCCGGGGCCCGATCCGTCAGCCTGCAGGTCGGAGTCCGAGCCCGCGCTCGGCGTAGACACCGGTGGGGTGTGTCATCCCAGGGGAGGAGTCGTGGTGGATACGTGTAGACCCCCCGAATCGGTCACGGCGCGCTCGGCTGCTCCCGTGGGTGTAGCCCTCTTGGCCGGGGCCGGGTCGTCCTGGCAGATTGGGCCCGCCGAGCCCGTACTCGGATCCGGCGTCAACTTCAGAAGCTGCCGACCCCACACACGTGCCGATCACACACGTGCCGACCCCGGCCCTACAGACGTGCCGACCCCACAGACGTGCCGACTTCACAAAGGTGGACGATGAGCCCGCAGTTCGGTGACTACCAGTTCGAGATCTATCTGAACGGGCTGCGCGGGGTGACACCCACGCTGCCCATGGACTGGGCCTCCTTGGAGCAGCGGGCGCAGGCCGCGATGCCGGCCTCGGTCTGGTCCTACGTGGCCGGTGGCGCCGGCGACGAGCACACCCAGCGGGCCAATGTCCGGGCCTTCGAGCGGTACGGGCTGATGCCCCGGATGCTGGTGGGCGCCGCGCGGCGCGACCTGTCGGTGGACCTGTTCGGGCTGCGTCTGGAGTCGCCGCTTTTCATGGCGCCGGTCGGCGTGATCGGCCTGTGCGCCCAGGACGGGCACGGCGATCTGGCGACGGCGCGGGCGGCGGCGCGCACCGGGGTGCCGATGGTGGCGTCCACCCTGTCGGTCGACCCCATGGAGGACGTGGCGGCGGAGTTCGGCGACACCCCGGGCTTCTTCCAGCTCTACACGCCCACCGACCGGGAGCTCGCCGAGAGCCTCGTGAAGCGGGCCGAGGCCGCCGGGTTCAAGGGCATCGTCGTCACCCTCGACACCTGGGTCACCGGCTGGCGCCCCCGCGACCTGTCGACCTCCAACTTCCCGCAGCTGCGCGGCCATTGCCTGGCCAACTACACCTCCGACCCGCGCTTCAGGGAGTTGCAGCCGTCCACCGACCCGCAGGACGTCGTCGGCACCTGGGCCGGCGTCTTCGGCAACCCGCTCACCTGGGACGACCTGCCCTGGCTGCGCTCCCTCACCGAGCTGCCGCTGATCCTCAAGGGCCTGTGTCACCCCGAGGACGTACGGCGGGCCAGGGACGGCGGCGTCGACGGCATCTACTGCTCCAACCACGGCGGCCGCCAGGCCAACGGCGGGCTGCCCGCGCTCGACGCGCTGCCCGGAGTCGTCGAGGCGGCCGACGGGCTGCCGGTGCTCTTCGACTCCGGGGTGCGCTCGGGCGCCGACGTGGTCAAGGCGCTGGCGCTGGGCGCGACCGCGGTGGGCGTGGGACGCCCGTACGCGTACGGGCTGGCCGTCGGCGGCGAGGACGGGCTCGTGCACGTCCTGCGGTCGCTGCTCGCGGAGGCCGACCTGACGATGGCCGTGGACGGCTATCCGACGCTCGCCGATCTCACCCCGGAGTCCCTCGTCACCGTCCCACGCGCCTGACCGGGAGCCGCGCGAGGGCGGCGCGGGCCGCGTCCCAGCCGAAGTCGCCCTCGGCGAACCGGACGCCCATGTCGCGCAGCCGCCGTACGCTCGCCTCGTACGCGGGGTGCTTCGCCAGCGGGCCGTTCACGCTGGGCAGGGCGAGGACGGGGACGCCCGCGCCGTACGCCTCGCAGAGTGTCGCCACGGCGAGGGTGTCCGCGATGCCGCCCGCCCACTTGTTGACGGTGTTGAAGGTCGCGGGGACGACGACCATCGCGTCGGCGGGCGGGAACGGACGCGGGTCGGCCGGGGTGCGCCACTCGGAGCGCACCGGGCGCCCGGTGCGGGTCACGACGTCGTCCACGTCGAAGAACTCGCTGCCGAGCGCGGTGGGTGTCGCGATGACGCCGACCTCCCAGCCGAGGTCCTGTGCGGCGCCGATCAGTCCCCCGACCCCGTCGGCGGCCCCGGCGGCGCACACGACCACGTAGAGGAAGGGCGCGGTCGTCTCAGTCACGGCCCGCCACCTCCGTGAACTCCGTCGCGGCCGCGACGAAGGCGGCGAGCGCGGCGGCGGCCAGGTCCAGCCCGTCGTGCGGGGCGACCGGCTCGTCGAGATACGTGTCCCGGCGCAGTTCCAGCATCAGGGCGCTCACTCTCGGGTCGGTCCGGTAGTGGCGCAGGGGGACGTAGACGCCGGCGAACGGAGTGTCGAGCGCGCTCTCGCCCAGCGGGGCGAAGGCCTTGCGGGCCAGGTCGGTCAGGGCGGCGGGCGTGTGGAAGGGGTCCGTGCCGAGGCAGACGGGCGGGCGTGGGCCCGTGCCGTGGAGCTCGTAGGGCAGGGCGCGGCTCGGGTAGGAGTGCACGTCGACGATCACGGCGCGGCCGGTCGCGGCCAGCCGGCCCTCCACGGCGCGGGTCATCGCCTCCGCGTAGGGGGTGAAGTACGTGTCCAGGAGCGCGGCCTCGTCGGCGGGCGGCTCGGGGCGCAGCGGGGCGCGGTGCGTCGTGCGGGTGTAGACGGCGCCCATGCCGACGGCGCGCATCTCCTCGCGCTCGTCGGGGAAGCGTTCGGGGTCGACGACCAGCCGCGAGCGTTCGTTCACGAACACCCACGGTGCCGGGGCCGAGGGCGGCGTCGCGGCCGCCGCCCGCTCGGCGAGGGTCGCCGTGTGCGCGTCGGTGATGAGGTCCAACTCCCGCTCCAGCGCCGCGTCGTCGAGCAGCAGGCCCGCCCTGACCTGGGGCGGGACGGTGCGTGAGCCGTGCGGGACGTGCAGGACGACCGGCGACTGCGGGCTGCCGGGGACCAGCCGGAACGCGGGCCCGCGGTCGTCGGGTGCTGAGGTGTCCATGATTGCCATGCCGGGGAATATGCCCGGCCGGGGCCTGGTTGAGGCGGTCAGGCAAGGAGGAAACAGTGGAGCAGAAGTACTACGAGCACGGATCGGCCGCCGAGCGGTGGGAGCGTGCGCAGATGTTCTTCGACGCGAAGGAGTACACGACCGCGGCGAAGATCCTCGACGGGCTCGTCGAGGAGGTCCCGGAGCAGACCGGACCGCGCCTCCTGCTGGCCCGTTCCTACTACCACTCGGCCCAGCTGCGCCGCGCCGAGACGGAGCTGCGCACGATCGTCGAGCGCGACCCGGTCGAGCACTACGCCCGCCTGATGCTGGGCCGCACGCTCGAGCGCCAGGGCCGCGACGCCGAGGCGGCCCCCCACCTCAAGATGGCGTCGGCCCTCGCGGGCGACTTCCCGGAGTCCTGACCCGACGCCTCACCGGCGGGGACGCGAACACCATGCATGCCCCCTGGACCGCACGAAGTGCGTCCAGGGGGCATGCGGCTATGTAGCCGAGTCCACATCAGCGACTCCGTCGCGGGGCGCGCCCGACGGCCCGACGCGGGGCAGGCCACCGCCCTGGGGGCGCACGAAGTGTGCCCTTCAGGGGCGCGGGGAACTGCGCGACCAGCCACGACGGCGCTGTACTCGGGGACGATGCTCAGCCCCTACGGCGGCGACGCCGTAGCCGAGGCCGACCGATTCGCGCACCCGGCACCTGGGTGCCGCCTTGCCCACCCGTGCCGCCCCAGGCGGCAGACTGCCCAAGGCTGGGTCGAGCCGACCGGGTACGTACCCGGCGCGTGGGCGCAGGCCCAGGGGCGAGGGCGCCCGAATCTCACACAGAACCTGGGTGCAGGCCCAAGGCGGGCCGGCCGGATCACAAGTCCGGGGGCGGAGTACTGCCCGAGGCCAGGCGCCGGGCCGACGCGCCCCCGGAGGGGGCGGGTGGGTGGGAGCAGGGCGAGGGCTGATCGCAAGAGGGACCGGCGCCGATGGGAGCCAGCCCCGCCGGAGACAAGCGGCGGCCCCCACCAGAGGCGCGGAGGCCAGAGCAACCAGCTCCCCCGGCGGAGCCGAAGCACCCGACCCGCAGGGGCGCGGGGAACTGCGCGGCTGGCCACGACGACGGCGAACCGGCCCACGGCAGAGCCCAAGCAGCACCGGCCCGAACAGCCTCCACCAGGGGCGCGGGGAACTGCGCGACAAGCCACGACGGCGGCGAGCCGGACCACGGCGACCCACCCCCGGCGGAGCCGAAGCGCACCGGCCCGATCAGCCACGGCCCCCCGAGCGGAGCGCCTCCGTTAGCCTTGCCGAACGATGAACCGCACTGATCAGCCCACCCCCGCACTGCCCACCCCCTGGGGCGACCTGCACCTCACGCGCTACCCCGCGGACCCCCGAGACCGCCTCCGCGCCTGGGACGCCG
This window harbors:
- a CDS encoding flavoprotein, translated to MTETTAPFLYVVVCAAGAADGVGGLIGAAQDLGWEVGVIATPTALGSEFFDVDDVVTRTGRPVRSEWRTPADPRPFPPADAMVVVPATFNTVNKWAGGIADTLAVATLCEAYGAGVPVLALPSVNGPLAKHPAYEASVRRLRDMGVRFAEGDFGWDAARAALARLPVRRVGR
- a CDS encoding MMPL family transporter gives rise to the protein MATFLYKLGRLSFRRRRYVALLWVLLLGGIGFASSAAPAPPADTFSMPGTESQKAFDLLEQKFPAASAEGATARVVIRAPQGEKLTDPAQKTEVEQLVKALGAGPQVASVADPFKANAVSKDGTTAYASVSYKVPGTELTDAAHDALTKATDEARADGFTVESGGDAVQAEQEMGGSAEMIGIAVSAVVLLITFGSLVAAGMPLLTAIIGVGIGVSGIAALGSVLNLSGTTSTLAMMIGLAVGIDYALFIVSRYRAELAEGRKGEEAAGRAVGTAGSAVVFAGLTVIVALAGLAVVNIPILTKMGLAAAATVAIAVLIALTMIPALLGFAGRKVLRRKDRKAPAQAAGEGKPNLGTRWSRFVLRRPLAVLLVAVLGLGAVAVPAASLELGLPDEGSSAPDSTQRKAYDMLSESFGAGFNGPLMVTVDGNDAAAAAKTVSTSLGKVEGVAAVTPAQVNEAGDTAILTVVPTTGPSDHATEELVRTIRADAGDWSAETSSEVLVTGQTAMTIDFSQTLDDALVPYLLLVVGLAFVLLMLVFRSVLVPLKAALGFLLSVAAALGAVVAVFQWGWLADIVGVDQPGPIMSMMPIFMIGVVFGLAMDYEVFLVTRMREAYVHGARPGQAVVTGFRHGGRVVGAAAIIMISVFSGFILENDDMIKMMGFGLAVAVLFDAFVVRMAIVPAVMALLGRSAWWLPKWLDRLLPNVDVEGEKLHRDLAAAEPAPEEREFEPVRG
- a CDS encoding alpha-hydroxy-acid oxidizing protein, whose amino-acid sequence is MSPQFGDYQFEIYLNGLRGVTPTLPMDWASLEQRAQAAMPASVWSYVAGGAGDEHTQRANVRAFERYGLMPRMLVGAARRDLSVDLFGLRLESPLFMAPVGVIGLCAQDGHGDLATARAAARTGVPMVASTLSVDPMEDVAAEFGDTPGFFQLYTPTDRELAESLVKRAEAAGFKGIVVTLDTWVTGWRPRDLSTSNFPQLRGHCLANYTSDPRFRELQPSTDPQDVVGTWAGVFGNPLTWDDLPWLRSLTELPLILKGLCHPEDVRRARDGGVDGIYCSNHGGRQANGGLPALDALPGVVEAADGLPVLFDSGVRSGADVVKALALGATAVGVGRPYAYGLAVGGEDGLVHVLRSLLAEADLTMAVDGYPTLADLTPESLVTVPRA
- a CDS encoding N-formylglutamate amidohydrolase, with amino-acid sequence MDTSAPDDRGPAFRLVPGSPQSPVVLHVPHGSRTVPPQVRAGLLLDDAALERELDLITDAHTATLAERAAAATPPSAPAPWVFVNERSRLVVDPERFPDEREEMRAVGMGAVYTRTTHRAPLRPEPPADEAALLDTYFTPYAEAMTRAVEGRLAATGRAVIVDVHSYPSRALPYELHGTGPRPPVCLGTDPFHTPAALTDLARKAFAPLGESALDTPFAGVYVPLRHYRTDPRVSALMLELRRDTYLDEPVAPHDGLDLAAAALAAFVAAATEFTEVAGRD
- a CDS encoding tetratricopeptide repeat protein, whose amino-acid sequence is MFFDAKEYTTAAKILDGLVEEVPEQTGPRLLLARSYYHSAQLRRAETELRTIVERDPVEHYARLMLGRTLERQGRDAEAAPHLKMASALAGDFPES